In Thermomonas paludicola, the following are encoded in one genomic region:
- the dmeF gene encoding CDF family Co(II)/Ni(II) efflux transporter DmeF, which produces MHTENLSNWIHDHVFDTGNDAAERSTRVVMWITAVMMVVEIAAGWWYNSMALLADGWHMSSHAVAIGLSAMAYATARRYAKDPRFAFGTWKIEILGGFASAIFLLGVAVMMVVGSVERIVSPQPIQYQEAIVIAILGLAVNVVCALILGKAHHHDHGHSHGHDHGHDHHDHHHDLNLKSAYLHVIADAATSVLAIVALFGGWMYGWSWLDPVMGIVGAVLVAVWAKGLIVDTGKVLLDREMDHPVVDGIREVVETGADGGDTRIADLHVWRVGKQVYSCAMTVVTHDAALTPDVVRERLSVHEEIVHSTIEIHHCREELAGAVGATA; this is translated from the coding sequence ATGCATACCGAGAACCTGTCCAACTGGATACACGACCACGTCTTCGATACTGGCAACGACGCCGCCGAGCGAAGTACTCGGGTGGTGATGTGGATCACCGCTGTCATGATGGTGGTCGAGATCGCTGCGGGCTGGTGGTACAACTCGATGGCCTTGCTGGCAGACGGCTGGCACATGAGCTCCCATGCCGTTGCGATCGGGCTTTCCGCGATGGCCTATGCTACCGCCCGGCGGTATGCGAAGGATCCGCGCTTCGCGTTTGGCACCTGGAAAATCGAGATTCTGGGTGGCTTTGCCAGCGCCATCTTCCTGCTTGGAGTGGCCGTGATGATGGTGGTCGGCTCAGTAGAGCGGATCGTCTCGCCGCAACCCATTCAGTACCAGGAGGCGATTGTGATCGCTATTCTCGGGCTAGCGGTGAATGTCGTCTGCGCGCTGATTCTCGGCAAGGCGCACCATCACGATCACGGTCATTCGCATGGACACGATCACGGCCATGACCACCACGATCACCATCACGATCTCAATCTGAAATCGGCGTACCTGCACGTCATCGCTGACGCGGCCACTTCGGTTCTCGCCATTGTGGCTCTGTTTGGTGGTTGGATGTACGGCTGGTCGTGGTTGGACCCGGTTATGGGCATCGTCGGTGCCGTGCTGGTGGCAGTCTGGGCCAAGGGGCTCATTGTCGATACCGGCAAGGTGCTGCTCGACCGCGAGATGGATCATCCGGTGGTCGATGGGATTCGTGAGGTTGTGGAAACCGGGGCGGACGGCGGTGACACCCGGATCGCCGACCTGCACGTCTGGCGCGTGGGCAAGCAGGTTTATTCGTGCGCGATGACGGTGGTGACCCATGACGCAGCGCTGACGCCCGATGTAGTGCGTGAGCGCCTGTCGGTGCATGAAGAAATCGTCCACTCCACTATTGAGATTCATCATTGCCGCGAGGAGCTAGCGGGAGCGGTCGGAGCGACGGCGTGA
- a CDS encoding metal/formaldehyde-sensitive transcriptional repressor, translating into MGRVRRIRGQVEALERALDAEKGCAEVLHQIAAVRGAIHGLMAEVLEEHVRTHIADPAITNDAERRHPSASPA; encoded by the coding sequence ATGGGCCGGGTGCGACGCATCCGGGGTCAGGTCGAGGCCCTGGAGCGTGCGCTCGACGCCGAGAAGGGCTGCGCTGAAGTCCTGCACCAGATCGCAGCAGTACGCGGCGCCATCCACGGATTGATGGCGGAGGTGCTCGAAGAGCACGTGCGCACGCACATCGCCGACCCTGCGATCACCAATGATGCCGAGCGAAGGCATCCGAGCGCGAGTCCGGCCTGA